The sequence below is a genomic window from Harpia harpyja isolate bHarHar1 chromosome 3, bHarHar1 primary haplotype, whole genome shotgun sequence.
GCCACCCTTCTCCTCGCTGCCGATCCTGGGCTGGGCGGCCTTCAGTCGGACATCCTCATTATTTTAAGCTGTCCTGGCTCTCCCAGCATTTCAAAGACTTCTGAGATCTTGCAGTGTTTAAAACCTCGGTGCCACAAAGCCAGAAAACCCCGCACAGCTGATGCAAGGTGCAAggggctgtccctgctgcctgccacccccacactctccatcccacccaccccagccatccttctttgggttttggttttttttttttttcctttcctttgccagATCATTTCCCTGCTTTGATCATTTCCCTGCTCTGAGTCACTCCATGCCAGGACTGCTTTCTCGTGCTGGCGGATGGAGGTGCCGTGCaagcctccctccttcccagcccaTGGGGAAGTGTCACCTTCCGAAGAGTGAATGAAGGGGGTAAGAAATGACATGCAAATGCCTTCCCTGGAGGCTACAGAAAATTCACTTCCTTGCACCTTTCTGAAGACTGGTATTTACATACTATTAGACGCCGACATCCTGTTGCACTTTCTTAGAGCGTGTGATTTGCAGACACGCTCATTTGGGGATTTAGACTTTATTGACTGAAGGTTGCTtggcagagaagaagaaaatgagctgGCTGGGGAAGTGAAGGCTCACACAGCTGGTCGAGAAGGACCCTTCTGTGCGAGAGAGACAAGGGAATAATTTGGCTTCAGCTCTGAGGTAGGAATTCTTCCCTCTACCTGTTTTCTCTGTCCTCTTGGCATCCTGTGgaggtgtttaaaaacaaacaaaaaaagcaataaaaggtTTTTGGTTCTCATAATATCTGTTTGTGTGACAGCTTCCCGCTGAGCGGGAGCTGGGAGAGTCTTAGAAAGTTACCACcacactgtccatgttgctgggTAACAGTTTCTGCTTCTCACGTGACCCCCCAAAtcataataatcataataattgCATCCCAAAATGCTGAATGATGCTGGGATCGCTGGTGGGTGGACATGCTGCCTCCGCCCGAGCGTGcaggcgctggagcagggagcggAGGGCCCTCCAGACCCGCCTTACACCCCGTCAGGATATTCGTGGGATCCAGACCCGAGTCCCGTTCCTTTCCAGCTGGGTCAGGGCACCTCGCTGGCTCCCATGGGTCTGCTAACGACAGCGGGGATGAAGCTCTGGTGAGATCAGAGTGAAGCATTTGCAGCCCCATTTGCTGCAGTGCAGCTGGGACCCGGCACCCTCTGCACGGGGCAAGTACTGGCTACCACCCGGCATCCCTCCAACCCGAAATCCGCCATGCCTCCGAAGGCCGGTGGTAGCATACGAGGATGCCACAGGGCTCGTACCCACTgtggaaagcttttaaaattggTTCAGCTGATTTGGCACTCAAACAGTTAGGAAAGGCTGGCACCTTGCTTCTGGCCAGGTCTCCCCAGTGGCAGTGGCTGTTCCCAAAGCAAAGGTCTGACAGCTACACCAGCCTGATTTAAACCTGGCTTCCCAGGTTAAGGTAAATTGGTTATTGACTATCTTCAGACAGTGTTACTGTTGTAACAAAGAGTGGTTTTAAACCCATTTAAAGCTAAGCTAGTGCAACCTTTAAATACAAATAAGGCTTTAGGTGCCACTGAAGATCCTAACATAAACATCCTTGAGCATCAAACTTGAGCTTGATTTGCATGTGGTACCTATAGCAGCCTGATGatttatttacttgtttatttaCTGGCAAGGAAGAAGGCACCAGTGATTATATTTACCAGCATGGTTAATCCTGGTATAACCCCACCACTGCCACTACATGTTGAATGGACACATTTACCCCTTGTGCAAGGCATCACAGGATATCATAGCTTGTATAtgcccagcagagaggagctgtgctgGCGCACAGCATCCTAATAGTGTTAGATGATGGGACTGAATCAGGAcaatgtgtttttcctttctttgtaaaAGAATAAGCTATACTGGCAAAATACATGTACATTTATACCAGTATGGTCCTTTTTGTCTATGCACTGAAGTCCTTTTCTAGGAGTTCACTGCCAGAAGAAGCCCTTGCCAGCCCCGTGCCACCCCCAGCCAGCACGTGGATGGCACagctcctgcccgctggccgcagCGGGCTGCGTGTCCGTGCTCCCTCATTTGCTAAAGACAAAACACTCCCCGTAACGGTGCGGTGCCTCTGAGGACACAGCCGACCCGGGCTGCTTTGCGAGAGCTCCTATTTGCCTCACACGTGGGCTGTGCCAAAGCAAAGCATAGTGTGCCAGAGATTTCATGAACTTCTTCAGTAATGCAGAGCAAGATTAGGCCTCATTCCAagaccttttaattttttaagcatGAATGACTCATTCTGGCCTCTGATACTGGTGAGATCAAGGATACATAGATCTGAAGGTGACTGAGGCTACTGGCTGTGGCGGAAAAAGGATGGAGCAGCAGCTGGTTTGCGTGCTGAGGCAGGGTCTGGTGAGCAAACCGTGCTTTTTGTGTGCATGCCTCAATTTCCCACCGTACCCTTACCATCAGCTCCCCTGGGAGACTGAGTATGCTGCTGGTTCCTACCAACGCTAATGGGCCCACACCAAGGGGTCAGGTTGGTTTCTAAAATAGAGATTTGCGAGTCCCCCCCAACACTTCTTTTGGTGCATGGGAAGATGATTTCATTAGCCTGTATGTACGCCAGCTGTTCAGAGGCTGCACAGGAAAACACAATAGTACAAATGAAagcaagaggagaggaggaacaaACCCATCATGCTTCCTGAAGTGCTTTTGGAAAGCACAAAGCCAGgatgttgtttctttttagtgACTGAGTAGTCTGACATGTTGCAAAATACAAAGGCTTGGCATATTCCCAGCAGCAGAGTGGAAACTGGAACTATCCAGAAGCAAAACCTATCATTAGCAGTCAGCCAGGTAGAACGGGCTCCTGAGTGCCAGGAACTGGCATGGAAGGGAGGAGGGGCTGAGCAGCAAAAAAGAGCTTTTCTTAAGGGCCAGCAGTGTGCCCAAGCAGCCTTGTGGAGGGAAGCGGTCGGCTGTGAGGGCAGCAGTTTGGGTCGGGATGCTCTCAGACTTCTTCAAAGGGCAGCAAGGAGCTGCTGTTCCCCCTCATGCCCCCCTGTCCTGCGGCATGGGCAGTGGGTCTGCTCCCAAAAAATCAGAATGGTTTTGACCTgtaatttttctcccttttgttttcACTCAATCATATTTAGTTGCCCTGAGAAAGCTCTTCTGACATGTCCTCCCAGGTCCTTGCTGTGATCCATGTCATCCTGGAGGCATGTAATAATTTAGACTGAAAGCTGTGCTGTGCAGCTCTGTTCTCCACAGCATCACAGGATGGAGAAAGTATTGATGTGCCCTGATTTATCTCCCACAGATGTCATCTCCCTAGGAGCTGACTTGAAGGACAGAGGGGCACAGAAAACTGAATCTGGGAAGCACCTGATTCAAAAAGAAAGGAGTAGGAAATTTTATGAACTGGGTTGGATGGATGCAGGGAACACCACAGCTTTGAAAATCCAATGATCTGGAAAGACAGCACCACAAACCACAACGTTGCTGTAGCCGGGTGCAAGAGGACAAGCCTCTATGATGCCTTTATGTTTCCCAAAGGAATCTCTTCAAATTAAGAGTATTTTTGCATTGATGCTTCTTTAGTTGTCATTACCTGTCAGGCCTAACCAACCTCTGAGGGTGAGAAGCAAGATGAGGGGAGGGTTGCACGTATCACGGTGAATGTTGTGGGCTGTGGGTGTCCCCACGGCAGCAAGCACAAGATGCTCCATCAGGATGTACCCTAgggagcagcacccagcaccgATGCCGAGCGTGATGGGAGGGCAGACCATGGGTGCTGCAGGCATAGTCGGACGCAGAGGCTGGGGACATTGCTTCCACCATCGCATCCTCCTCTATGGCCTGGGCAGCAAAAAGCAAAGCTCCCCATGCCCTTCTACTGGCAGGGGGCGAGATGTATTCAGCCTTTCAAGTCTAGCGCCTTGTCTCTTTTTGTCAGGGGACTTTCCTTCCCTCAGCCAGCACAGTCTAAATGGCCTCTGTGAGACAGCCAGATAGATGCATTCCATTTTAATCCCTTATCTGTCTCACTCTGCTGAGATCATTTACCTGCTAATAAGCTCCTGCGGTCAGAGATAAAAGGCGAAACTACCAGCCCTTTAAGGATGATGCTTTGCAACACTGTGCTTCATGGAAAATATGGAAAGATGTTGCTTTCATAATATATCACATATCTGTGTTTGTAAACAGATTTATCACACCATCTGCAGAATTGTACTGCAGTCTCCtccatatttatttcctttccatttataTAGTACAGCTCCtatttattttattccctttttacagTTAGATACATTAGccatcttcttttcttccctacaAAAAGAGTGCACTCTCTGTGGGGAAGAGTATTTAATCAATCCAATTTGTTCAGCTTAGTCCATAAAAACACAAGCCAGTACTGTTTGGAGAGGTACCTGCCTGGGTTTGTTTCTCATCTCTTCACATCTGTGCAGAGCAGGTGGGGAGGAAAGGATAATTCAGAACAAATCCACGGGTAAACAGGATGCTCCATCAGTATTTCCTGTCTGCTGTTGCACTGGTTGAGtgtaattttcagaaatcagCTAAGCCTAAGGTCAATAATGCTATTATAATCTCTCTGACCTTCTGTAGCCGATACAATATATAATGAAGTATTTCTACAACTGGGAGCAAAAAGCCAGCCTGCTTTGTTATCTGGTTTGATAAGAAACCTTTAGTcatacacaaataaaaaaagtgattCGCTGAGTATAAAAAGAAGTCACACTGAGAGAAAGGGAAGCTTGTGGTCGGCAGCCACTTCTGCAGCCCCTCGGCTGAGCAGCACGAGCCCCGGCACAGCTCcgggcagggcagagcccggGCATGAGCCGGGAGGACCGTCCTCCTCCAACGGCTGCTCCTGCAGCGGGACCATGAGGCTCTTCCATGCACGCAAGGCCCAAAACCAGATTCTTCTGCTTGGGGCACCCTTTCACTTTGGGGAGAGGAAAGAGTCTGGGTTACAGCAGCGCCAAGAGGAGGGACGAGTCCTAGCCAGTGAGCCAGGGCTTGGCCACCGCTGCCAGCGCTGGGGTTTGTGCCCATCCCCTGTGCAGAAGTAGAAAATCCAGGACAGTCGGTTCCTCCTCCCAGGCGGGAGGCTGAGGGACCTTGGGTCTTTGCGGAAGCCACCGAAGGACGGGGCTGGGCAGGATGAGCTGTGCTGCACCCTGGACGCATGGTCCTCAGCACTGCCCCGCGCTGAAAGTCTGGCCTTGACCCCGGGCGCTGGAAGAGGACTGCTGGGCTCGATGCACAGCACGGGGAAGGATTTGACCGCAGCTCCTTAGGAGCACCTCTCCAGCCCCATGACTGTAAATTTGCTGCGGGGAGAGGTGTAGGACACGGACCCTTAGCCAGGGCTGTGACCCTGGGGGCAGGACACTATTGCTTCTCTCCCTCCGGGGAgggaggatttcttttctttgcattgaGCCTAACCCAAATTCCTGGGCTTGGGTACAGAGGAGTGACTGGGGGTGACTAACTGCAACAAGAATTTTACCAAGAATGAGTCAGGGCTCTGGGCTGCAGACAGTGATGACAAATCTCAGAAATTCAAGCCTGTACTTTGGCAGGAGGGATTGccgtttgggttttggggttttttatatggtcctttttattattttttcagctgtaCATTGTGTTCTCAGATGGTATATTTGCAACTTCATGGTTTTTGATCGTGACCATCATTTTTTCAGATAACAGAACAGTGAACAACTGGGCGCTTGGCCAGCTCTTTCCCCACTGAAGCAAAGGGAAACTCTGCAAGAGGGTTTCTCCAGAGCTTTCTAAAAGAATTTTCTGTGACTGTATCCCGCTAATCCCCCACCTTCTGACCCTTACTCAACATAGCCGTTGATGCTGTGAGCTGTGAGCTGAATGCCCCTGCCAGAGAGTCCCACCATCACCTTTTCCCATGAGAATTGTTCGAGATCTCTCAAATATCCCATCCCATCACACTTTGCATCTTTCCAAGAGGCATGTTTAGGCCTATAATATCATGCCTGCCACAAATTGGTGAGCAAACTTTTTGGCTGTGTATTTGCCAAGGGGTGACTGCCAAAATGAAACTTTTGGGTAAACCAGAAGCCATGTGGCTCTGCTGCGGCGAAGCAGCCAGGACCTTTCACAACAGTGCAGTCCCCAGGAAAAATCATAAGGCAGGCTTTAAAATAATGAGATTATTTTCAACCATTGTAAATGGTCCATCTTTTATCTTGGCTTTCTGGCAAATAAAACCTTTCAGAGATGTCTCAGTTTAGATTTTTCAAGCCTTTTCCTGACACGCTGCAGGGCTAGAAACACTTGTGCTGTAGCTggtaagggaaagagagactctCCTATAATCCCTTCAGTCCTGCAGGAGCTGGGGTTTGGGACCCAACTGGCCCCCAGGTTATTTTGAGCCCTGTGTGGGCCCAGGGAAGCAGAGGTCCCAGTGGtgtggcagggaggggagctaGTGTTAGTGGCTGGCTTTGGGTCCAGCAGGTTTATTCCCCTTTTGTGGGACAAACTGTCCTCTCTGGGAGCAATTCAGCTTTAAACCGATTGCATTCAGCTTTGTAAAGGCCTTGCATTGTACAATAATCACTGTGGGactgaaaaataataatcctgcctaaaaccagaaaatttggCTTTGCTATTTCTCTGTGCTGAATCAGCTCCTCACTCTCCTTGCTGCTAACAGCATGGCAGAGACAGGCCATGTCCTCCAGGGAGATGGGCCTTGAAGAGATGCTCTGCATCTCCAAAAAGGTGCACTGCTGTTTCCATAGCCTCCCGCTGCTGTCCCTTTGCTTGCAACCTGTCAGGCTCTCACATTATCACACGCAAGCAGCACGTTTTGCAAACATATTTGCTATTACAGCAGACAGGAAAAGATTAAGTGAGTGTTATAAAACTAACCTCTGCATcagtcaaaagaaacaaaagcaaaaaataacacGGTAATCAGATGCTCTTATGAGCAGGATATGCTCAAAATTACTTCTCCATCTCATTACAAATGCTTAGAAACTGCACAGCCTCTCCAGTGCAGTGAGATTTTAGACTGGATAATGGGCATAAGAAGCTCAGAGCTGATAATGCCGCTTCCAACCTTATCCTTTCACTGCATGAAAATAGGTAGTCGCTATTGACTGGTGTAAATTGGCtacttttaaagctgtatttgctGGCTTAGATGTGCTAAGAGTCTCTCTACAGTTTTCAGGGCCTGAATGTAATGTGTGTGGTTAAGGAGGGGATATATTGAGTTTCTTCAGCAGAAGACTGGTTCCAGTGTGTGCCCTACATGCTGGAGAGCTGGGGACCTGCTGCAGTTGAGCTTTACATCCCAGTCACTAAGAGAAAAACCAGGGCTGCTGGACAGTTGTTCGTCAGTCCAGGCAAGCTTCTCactttgtcttttcattttctttcaggacAAACTGTTCACAATGTCAATCAAAAAGGAAGGTGCCCACAAGAAGTGGGCTGCCCTGAAGGAGAAACTCGGACCCCAGGAGACTGACCAGTCAGAGGCCAACCTGGAAAATGCAGAGCCAGAGCTGTGCATCCGTCTCCTGCAAATGCCGTCAGTGGTAAACTACTCTGGGCTGAAGAAGAGGCTGGAGAACAGCGATGATGTCTGGATGGTCCAGTTCCTGGAGCTGTGTGGGCTGGACCTCCTGCTGGAGGCCCTGGACAGGCTGTCCGGGCGAGGAGTGGCCAGGATTTCTGATGCCTTGCTTCAGCTCACTTGCATTAACTGTGTGCGAGCGGTCATGAACTCCCACAAAGGCATCGAATACATTGTGAGCAATGAGGGCTACGTTAGAAAACTCTTCCAAGGTGAGAAGACATCTTCCTGTTTCATCCATCACATGTGGCACGGTGGGGAACTTTCCTGTTGCGTATCCTCCTGCCTCGCACCAGGCTTCTTGTAAATTGTTGGTCGCAACTGATTAATgaggttgttttcttctttaaaataatactgctttGAAATGACATTGCCTTTACCACCCAATGCTATTTCCACACAAATATCTTCATAGTTTACTGAGAAGCCAGGGATAAACCCAGCCTTAGCTGTACGCAGGCATGAGAAGTCCTCGACCCTTCAGCTGTCAGCAGACATTTGCTATTTAGTCTTTGGGAGCCCcaagggcagaggaagagggatTGAAAGGGCGTGGAGACTTGTAGCCTGTAAAGGGGAGGGAAGGTGGCATGGTTTAGACTCAAGAGAGCACGTTCTCTGCGCTGCTCAGTCTGTTCCTTCTAGAAGATGGTAGGTAATATCACTCACTTTCTGCTGCCATTCACTTCGCTTGTCATTAGGTATGAAACTCGTCAGGGCATCTCCTAGGACTTATTGTACAGCACTTAGTGATCATGGTGCTGGGAGGATAACTTCTGTGCTGCTTCACAGAGCTGAGATCACCGCTGTGCCCAGAAACCCTTATTAATagttctttaaaatgcatttagtcTGAAAGCTAGCTTGCCCCCCTCTTCAGTTTTGAagtcctctttcttcctctccacccTGTATTTTCTTAACTAGTGTGAAATACAGAGCTGGCATTTTTGTGCTGTGAAAAACAGGCCGGTACCCTGGGCTTTTCAGTGGTCAAGCTTCTTTGTGCactaataaaggaaaaataagatggTCTAATCCACTCCTCCCAACTCCCGGGGCTCACAGAGAAAGAGTAGTGGAAAAAAGGGAATACATGGGGACTGGTTAGAACAATTGGCCTACTTGATATGCATATGGGGTGTTGCTGCACTAAAAATAAGACTCATTAATTGAAGAAAATGGTTCATCTGCTGTTCTAGAAAATACCCATATGTGAAAACGGGAAATAAAATGTGTGATTGCGAGTGCTGAGATCTTGGCTGCTGTTGCAGTGCACCACTGGTACATGGAAGAAATGAACACCTACAAGCAGCACCAAAATGCCAATAGGGTAcctgaactagcatttactgtTCCCAATAGAAGTTACTACCAGATATTGCTATTGGGATGGAATATCTATAAATTGAGatatttttcttccca
It includes:
- the INF2 gene encoding inverted formin-2, with protein sequence MSIKKEGAHKKWAALKEKLGPQETDQSEANLENAEPELCIRLLQMPSVVNYSGLKKRLENSDDVWMVQFLELCGLDLLLEALDRLSGRGVARISDALLQLTCINCVRAVMNSHKGIEYIVSNEGYVRKLFQALDTTNVMVKKQVFELLAALCIYSSDGHALALDALDHYKSVKNQQYRFSVIMNELSNTDNVPYMVTLLSAINAIILGKEDLRTRTQIRNEFIGLQLLDILDKLR